The Agromyces mariniharenae sequence TCCGCTCGACGTCGACGACCACGAGTGCCGGTTCGCCGACGCTCGGGGCGACGAGGTCGACGGCGCGCGCTCCGGGGAAGCGCGACGAGAGCGGCGCGAGCTCGTCGAGCGACGCGACGGCCAGGGGCACGGATGCCACGGGCACGACCGTGTGGCTGCGTGCGGCGTAGGGGCCGACCGTGCCGTCCTCGGCGACCTGCAGCCGCACGCGGGTGCGCCAGCCGGTGCCGTCGGCGGACACGCCGGGCGCGAACGCGGGGTCGATCTCCTGCACCTCGACGTCGTGCTCGACCCCGCCGAAGCGGCGCAGGGCGTCGCGGAGCACCTCGGACTTGAGCGCGCGCTGGCGGTCGATGCGGATGTGGCCGAACTCCGCTCCCCCGGCGCGCCGCTCGGGCGCGCGGTCGACGGAGGCCTCGGCCCAGACGTGCTCCTGCCGGTCGGGCGATGCCTCGAGCACCTCGAGGGTCTCGGCGCGCCAGAAGCGGTCGTGGCGGCGGTCGGTGATGCGCGCCCGCACCCGCTCGCCGGGGATCGCGTCGGGCACGAACACGACGCGGCCGTCGTGGTGCGCGACGAAGACGCCGCCGTGCGCGACGCGCTCGACGTCGAGCTCGACGACGGGTTCGTCGGCGGCCGGAGCGGCGGGCCCGCCCGGCCCGGTCGGCCCGGACGCGGGTCGCCGAGCCCCCCGGGCTCGCGGGCTCGGGCGGCGGGGGCGACGGGGCTCGGCCATGCTTCGAGCATTCCACAGCCCGCGCCGGGCGCGGCAGGATGGGGGCATGCGCCTCTACCTCGCCTCGACGT is a genomic window containing:
- a CDS encoding class I SAM-dependent RNA methyltransferase yields the protein MAEPRRPRRPSPRARGARRPASGPTGPGGPAAPAADEPVVELDVERVAHGGVFVAHHDGRVVFVPDAIPGERVRARITDRRHDRFWRAETLEVLEASPDRQEHVWAEASVDRAPERRAGGAEFGHIRIDRQRALKSEVLRDALRRFGGVEHDVEVQEIDPAFAPGVSADGTGWRTRVRLQVAEDGTVGPYAARSHTVVPVASVPLAVASLDELAPLSSRFPGARAVDLVAPSVGEPALVVVDVERMPRRGPRPTITERVGDRTFVLDRDGFWQVHRGAAATLTRAVQDAVDPALFDPRAANLDLYGGVGLLAAAVGDRFGDAVRITTVEADTRATEHAGANLAEWVGSRAVTARVDRFLDELADAATAAERARLRDATVVLDPPRSGAGRAVVDRLAELHPRQLVYVACDPVALARDVGLLRERGYGLDEVVAFDLFPNTHHVEAVARLTAIV